A single Paenibacillus kribbensis DNA region contains:
- a CDS encoding ABC transporter permease, whose translation MGRTTVATTSPDPLPSSRLTGFRGFMHRLNQQRALVWMSVPFLIWLFIFKYLPIWGWTIAFQDFKPARKLIDQQWVGLKHFRFLFQDEHFLRVMRNTLAMSFINLVLGFVTAITLAILLNELRQIVFKRVVQTISYLPHFISWVVAASIISTALSADGGIVNEVLMWLGLIKEPILWLGEGSYFWGILGASEVWKNVGWNTIIYLAAMTMIDPSQYEAAEIDGAGRFQRIWHVTLPGLKPVFIILLIMNIGNLLESGFEPQYLLGNGMNVDYSENLDIFVLKYGIQMGNFSLSIAAGMFKTVVSFILLFSANHIAKRLGEERLF comes from the coding sequence ATGGGCCGCACGACAGTTGCCACGACCTCCCCGGACCCTTTGCCATCCTCACGGCTAACCGGCTTTAGGGGATTTATGCACAGACTGAATCAGCAGCGGGCACTGGTATGGATGTCCGTTCCTTTTTTAATCTGGCTATTTATCTTCAAGTATTTACCCATCTGGGGCTGGACGATTGCCTTTCAGGATTTTAAGCCTGCCCGTAAGCTGATTGATCAGCAATGGGTCGGGTTGAAGCATTTCCGTTTTCTGTTTCAGGATGAACATTTTTTGCGGGTGATGCGCAATACGCTGGCGATGAGCTTCATTAACCTTGTGCTGGGCTTCGTTACCGCTATAACATTGGCGATTTTGCTGAATGAGCTTCGTCAGATTGTGTTCAAGCGAGTGGTGCAGACGATCAGCTACTTGCCGCACTTTATTTCGTGGGTGGTGGCGGCCAGCATTATCAGTACAGCGCTGTCGGCGGACGGCGGCATTGTCAATGAGGTGCTGATGTGGCTTGGACTGATCAAGGAGCCTATCCTGTGGCTGGGAGAGGGAAGCTATTTTTGGGGAATTCTCGGCGCATCGGAGGTATGGAAAAATGTCGGCTGGAACACCATTATTTATTTGGCCGCGATGACGATGATTGATCCCTCGCAGTATGAGGCGGCTGAGATCGACGGAGCAGGGCGTTTTCAGCGGATTTGGCATGTGACATTGCCGGGGTTAAAGCCTGTATTCATCATTCTGCTCATTATGAACATCGGCAATCTGCTGGAATCCGGCTTTGAGCCGCAATATTTATTGGGTAACGGCATGAACGTCGACTATTCGGAAAATCTGGACATCTTCGTGCTGAAATATGGTATCCAGATGGGCAATTTCTCGCTTTCGATTGCTGCCGGGATGTTTAAAACAGTAGTCAGCTTTATTTTGCTGTTTAGCGCCAATCATATTGCGAAGCGGTTAGGGGAGGAGAGATTGTTCTAG
- a CDS encoding endo-1,4-beta-xylanase yields MRSYRYTTFCVMLSGALLLPVAWSGGAVVKAAPSVEHSPLVSKTMLATAGVNKTIGTYGFEQGNSEGWKPRGGNTQIASVSEAAYGGTHSLKTTSRTANWNGAELDVKPLLQPDVEYEISGYVKLDGKAAVPSVIKLTVEQQSTGGSTEWKTVAQTETADTAWVKLQGRYKFTGNMDALKLYIENSNPAQAYYVDEVEIRQVSETPVTPSPTEPTDGIVSAGFEEGTTQGWVSRLGSEKVQASNADARTGSYSLLTTGRQQAYAGPKLDVTAKLQKGSQYTVSAWVKLAPGEQPAKVRLSVQRDYQGKSAYETVIGDTAITTGGWAHLSGTYTLAHDADAVSMYLETAAGTSSFYMDDFELSLVPPLAIEKDIPSLHGIYQGQFNIGTAIMAFQTEGAYGELVQKHFNSIVAGNEMKPASLQPSEGQFHWEEADKIVQFAKQHGLAIRFHTLVWHNQTGDWMFKDKNGQPMTPTPENKKLLLDRLETHIRTVAARYKNDITDWDVVNEVIDPDQPGGMRRSMWYQITGTDYIEKAFRVTREVVGPNARLFINDYNTDEPKKRDFLYNLVRDLLAKGVPIDGVGHQSHIRLEFPSISQIEQSIEKFASLGLDNQITELDMGLYSNDTDRYETIPESMLIRQAHRYRELFDMFSRQQEHISNVTIWGTDDGNTWLSNFPIARLDKPLLFDERLKAKYAYWALVDPSKVPALSAGSNK; encoded by the coding sequence TTGCGGTCATATAGGTATACAACTTTTTGTGTGATGCTGTCTGGGGCACTGTTGCTGCCTGTCGCATGGAGTGGAGGGGCCGTAGTGAAGGCGGCTCCGTCTGTGGAACATTCCCCGCTGGTTTCGAAGACCATGCTGGCGACGGCGGGTGTGAATAAAACGATCGGGACATATGGATTTGAGCAAGGAAACAGCGAGGGCTGGAAGCCGCGAGGGGGTAATACCCAAATTGCATCCGTCTCGGAGGCTGCATACGGCGGCACGCACAGTCTCAAGACAACTTCCCGCACGGCTAACTGGAACGGAGCGGAGCTGGATGTGAAGCCGCTTTTGCAGCCGGACGTAGAATATGAAATCAGTGGATATGTGAAGCTGGATGGCAAAGCTGCGGTTCCAAGCGTGATTAAGCTGACGGTGGAGCAGCAGTCGACAGGCGGGTCTACAGAATGGAAGACAGTAGCACAAACGGAGACAGCAGATACAGCGTGGGTCAAACTTCAAGGGAGATATAAGTTTACCGGGAATATGGATGCATTGAAGCTGTATATCGAAAACTCGAATCCTGCACAGGCATATTATGTGGATGAGGTGGAAATCAGACAGGTGTCGGAAACGCCAGTCACTCCATCTCCAACGGAACCGACCGATGGTATCGTATCCGCCGGTTTTGAAGAGGGTACAACTCAGGGCTGGGTATCCCGTTTAGGGTCCGAGAAGGTGCAGGCTTCGAATGCCGATGCGCGAACCGGCTCGTACAGCCTGCTAACTACAGGCAGACAACAGGCATATGCCGGGCCTAAGCTGGATGTGACAGCCAAGCTGCAAAAGGGCAGCCAATATACGGTCAGTGCCTGGGTGAAGCTGGCGCCCGGCGAGCAGCCTGCCAAAGTGAGACTTAGCGTGCAGCGCGATTATCAGGGTAAAAGCGCGTATGAAACGGTGATAGGCGATACGGCGATCACGACAGGGGGATGGGCGCATTTGTCGGGAACGTATACGCTTGCGCATGATGCAGATGCAGTTTCTATGTATTTGGAAACGGCAGCAGGAACATCCTCCTTTTATATGGATGATTTTGAGCTGTCTCTTGTGCCTCCGCTGGCTATTGAGAAGGATATCCCCTCTTTGCATGGAATATATCAGGGGCAATTCAACATTGGTACAGCGATTATGGCATTTCAGACCGAAGGGGCTTACGGTGAGCTGGTACAAAAGCATTTTAACAGCATCGTGGCAGGAAATGAGATGAAGCCCGCCTCCTTGCAGCCGTCCGAGGGACAGTTCCATTGGGAAGAGGCGGACAAGATTGTACAATTTGCCAAACAGCACGGACTGGCGATTCGCTTCCATACTTTGGTATGGCATAACCAGACCGGGGACTGGATGTTTAAGGATAAGAATGGACAGCCGATGACACCGACTCCCGAGAATAAAAAGCTTTTGCTGGATCGACTGGAGACGCATATTCGTACAGTTGCAGCCCGTTATAAAAATGATATCACCGACTGGGATGTGGTGAATGAAGTCATTGATCCTGACCAGCCGGGCGGTATGCGCCGCAGCATGTGGTATCAGATTACCGGTACGGATTATATTGAAAAAGCGTTCCGTGTCACGAGGGAAGTAGTAGGCCCTAATGCCCGGCTGTTCATCAACGATTACAACACGGATGAACCGAAAAAACGGGATTTCCTGTACAATTTGGTGCGTGATTTGCTCGCTAAAGGAGTACCGATCGATGGTGTAGGTCACCAATCGCATATTCGCCTGGAGTTCCCTTCTATTAGCCAGATTGAGCAATCCATCGAAAAGTTTGCTTCGCTCGGCCTGGACAACCAGATCACGGAGCTTGATATGGGCCTCTATTCCAATGATACGGATCGCTACGAAACGATACCTGAATCCATGCTGATCCGGCAGGCTCACCGCTATCGGGAGTTGTTCGATATGTTCTCCAGACAGCAGGAGCATATCAGCAATGTGACCATTTGGGGTACGGATGACGGAAATACGTGGCTTAGTAATTTCCCGATTGCCCGGCTGGATAAGCCGCTGCTGTTCGACGAACGGTTAAAGGCCAAATATGCCTATTGGGCGCTGGTTGATCCGTCCAAGGTTCCGGCGCTGTCAGCGGGAAGTAACAAATAA
- the hxlB gene encoding 6-phospho-3-hexuloisomerase encodes METSQYLSQVLKELQLVPQLISDAESEQLIHSITAANKVFVAGAGRSGFMIRSLAMRLMHMGIQAYVVGETVTPGLGEGDLLIIGSGSGETKSLTSMAEKAKKLGASLALLTTSPESTIGKLADIIVKLPGAPKDPANKDYQTIQPMGSLFEQTLLLYGDALVLKTMKLRKLTSESMFGQHANLE; translated from the coding sequence ATGGAAACCTCTCAATATTTATCCCAGGTACTCAAGGAGCTGCAGCTGGTTCCACAACTGATCAGTGATGCGGAATCGGAACAGCTGATTCACTCCATCACCGCTGCGAACAAGGTGTTCGTCGCCGGGGCGGGCCGTTCAGGATTCATGATCCGTTCGCTGGCGATGCGGCTGATGCATATGGGAATTCAAGCATACGTGGTTGGGGAAACCGTAACGCCCGGCTTGGGTGAAGGTGATCTGCTGATTATAGGCTCAGGCTCAGGCGAAACCAAAAGCCTGACCTCCATGGCGGAAAAAGCGAAGAAGCTCGGGGCCTCCCTGGCGCTTCTAACCACTTCTCCAGAGTCCACCATTGGCAAGCTGGCTGACATTATCGTCAAGCTGCCCGGCGCCCCCAAGGACCCGGCCAACAAGGATTACCAGACGATTCAACCCATGGGCTCATTGTTCGAGCAAACCCTGCTGCTGTACGGTGACGCCTTGGTGCTCAAAACGATGAAGCTGCGCAAGCTGACCTCGGAATCAATGTTTGGCCAACACGCCAATTTGGAATAG
- a CDS encoding carbohydrate ABC transporter permease — protein sequence MGKGKALHGRFRAPSDRIFDACNMVFMLCLMVVTLYPFLNTLAVSLNEANDSIRGGIYLWPREFTWSNYEFVFKEATIFHATLISVLRTVAGTVTSVFCCAMVAYTISRPEYVLRKFVSIAFILTMYFNGGLIPNFLLVRELGMLGTFWVYIVPGLIGVFNVIVIRSFIEGLPEGILESARIDGAGEFATFVRIVLPLCVPVLATVSLFTAVSQWNSWFDVFLYNSSYEQWSTLQYELMKILQNSNTSVNAQDYASQFAGSENMAKAVTPTSIRATMTIVASVPIILVYPFLQKYFVKGMTLGGVKG from the coding sequence ATGGGCAAAGGGAAGGCCTTGCATGGGCGATTTCGGGCGCCCTCGGATCGGATTTTTGATGCGTGCAATATGGTGTTTATGTTGTGTCTGATGGTGGTAACGCTGTATCCGTTTTTGAATACCCTGGCGGTTTCGCTTAATGAAGCAAATGATTCGATTCGGGGAGGCATTTATTTGTGGCCGCGTGAATTCACGTGGAGCAATTATGAATTTGTGTTTAAGGAAGCGACGATTTTCCATGCTACATTGATTTCTGTACTGCGTACGGTTGCGGGCACGGTAACCTCGGTGTTCTGCTGCGCGATGGTAGCGTATACGATCAGCCGGCCGGAGTATGTGCTGCGCAAATTTGTCTCGATTGCTTTTATTTTGACCATGTATTTTAACGGTGGGTTGATTCCGAACTTTCTGCTGGTACGGGAGCTGGGGATGCTTGGCACCTTCTGGGTGTATATCGTGCCTGGGCTGATCGGAGTGTTTAACGTCATTGTGATTCGATCCTTTATTGAAGGATTGCCGGAAGGGATTTTGGAGTCGGCGCGTATTGACGGGGCCGGGGAGTTTGCCACTTTTGTGCGCATTGTGTTGCCGCTCTGTGTACCGGTACTGGCGACGGTGTCCCTGTTCACGGCGGTCTCGCAATGGAATTCCTGGTTCGATGTGTTTTTGTACAATTCGTCGTATGAGCAATGGAGCACCCTCCAGTATGAGCTGATGAAAATCCTACAAAATTCCAATACGTCCGTGAACGCTCAGGACTATGCCAGCCAGTTCGCAGGCTCGGAAAATATGGCGAAGGCGGTTACTCCTACTTCCATTCGGGCCACGATGACGATTGTCGCTTCTGTGCCTATTATTTTGGTCTACCCATTTTTACAAAAATATTTTGTAAAGGGAATGACTCTGGGAGGGGTCAAAGGATAA